The following are from one region of the Cetobacterium somerae genome:
- a CDS encoding MATE family efflux transporter: protein MKQIRSLWRENRSEILSIFTIALPTIVDMFVQTLLGFFDLIMVGRLGPEAIASVGLGTAPILTVIPIFFAISVGTTAMVSRAFGAKNYNEAKEGMSQSLILGVPAAFIVTFIFIIFGKNILGIISKNQPITDALSYLKVVSLGIPFLCFNIIFSYGFRSINKAKIPMINNTISIFSNILLNYIFIFVLNLGVFGAGVATTISRGIVTLIFSFLIIYKKNYCIALSKKDFKINKEICRRLLKVGLPSAGEQGIFRIGMLIFEAMVINLGTLQYAAHKIALTAESFSFNLGLGFSVAGTALVGQHLGAKQYQEAKKAGYLNMFLAMGVMTAFGFIFMIFPKFVISMFTKEQSIVPMASSALRIVSIAQPILAVSMVLSGALRGAGDTKSVLWITSIGMFLVRIPLTYLFLYVFNFGLNGAWMVMIVDLTYRGLACLYRFRQGKWRYIEV, encoded by the coding sequence TTGAAACAAATTCGCTCTCTTTGGAGAGAAAATAGAAGTGAAATTCTATCTATTTTTACGATTGCTTTACCTACTATTGTAGATATGTTTGTACAAACGTTACTTGGTTTTTTTGATTTAATTATGGTTGGACGATTAGGACCGGAAGCTATTGCTTCTGTTGGTTTAGGAACTGCTCCAATTCTAACTGTTATTCCAATATTTTTTGCAATCAGTGTTGGGACTACGGCTATGGTCAGTCGTGCATTTGGAGCTAAAAATTATAATGAAGCTAAAGAGGGGATGAGTCAAAGTTTAATCTTAGGAGTTCCTGCTGCTTTTATTGTTACTTTTATCTTTATTATTTTTGGTAAAAATATTCTTGGAATTATTAGTAAAAATCAACCTATCACAGACGCTTTAAGTTATTTAAAAGTTGTCTCTTTAGGAATTCCTTTTTTATGTTTTAATATTATTTTTTCATATGGATTTAGATCTATTAATAAAGCTAAAATCCCAATGATTAATAATACAATTAGTATTTTTTCTAATATATTACTTAATTATATCTTTATCTTTGTTTTAAATCTTGGAGTTTTTGGTGCTGGAGTAGCTACAACAATATCTAGAGGAATAGTTACTTTAATATTTTCTTTCTTAATAATATATAAAAAAAATTATTGTATTGCATTAAGTAAAAAAGATTTTAAAATAAATAAAGAGATTTGTAGACGACTTTTAAAAGTTGGATTACCTTCTGCTGGAGAACAAGGAATATTCAGAATTGGAATGCTTATTTTTGAAGCTATGGTTATAAACTTAGGAACATTACAATATGCAGCACATAAAATAGCTTTAACTGCAGAGTCATTTTCTTTCAATCTAGGACTAGGATTTTCTGTTGCTGGTACTGCTCTTGTTGGACAGCACTTAGGAGCAAAACAGTATCAAGAAGCGAAAAAAGCTGGCTATTTAAACATGTTTTTAGCTATGGGAGTTATGACTGCATTTGGATTTATTTTTATGATTTTTCCAAAATTTGTAATTTCAATGTTTACAAAGGAACAATCTATAGTTCCTATGGCTAGTTCTGCTCTTAGAATCGTATCTATTGCTCAGCCTATTTTAGCAGTTTCAATGGTTTTAAGTGGCGCTTTAAGAGGAGCTGGAGATACTAAATCTGTTCTTTGGATTACATCTATTGGTATGTTTTTAGTCAGAATTCCACTTACATATCTATTCTTATATGTATTTAACTTTGGTTTAAATGGTGCTTGGATGGTAATGATTGTAGATTTAACATATCGGGGGTTAGCGTGTTTGTATAGATTTAGACAAGGTAAATGGAGGTATATTGAAGTATAA
- a CDS encoding arsenate reductase family protein: protein MIIQIFGKKNCNETKKVQRFFKERGIKTQFIDLLEKAPSKKEFENFLKYYDLNDFLDTEGKEYKKRNLEYMVYDTMDLLLESPILFKTPIVRSDKGVILGYNLEKLKNI from the coding sequence ATGATAATACAAATTTTTGGAAAAAAGAACTGTAACGAAACTAAAAAAGTTCAAAGATTTTTTAAAGAAAGAGGAATTAAAACTCAATTTATTGATTTACTTGAGAAAGCTCCCTCAAAAAAAGAATTTGAAAACTTCTTAAAATACTATGATTTAAATGACTTTTTAGATACTGAAGGAAAAGAGTATAAAAAAAGAAACCTAGAATATATGGTTTATGATACAATGGATCTACTTCTAGAGAGTCCTATTCTTTTTAAAACTCCTATTGTTAGGTCAGATAAAGGTGTTATTTTAGGATACAATCTCGAAAAATTAAAAAATATATAA
- a CDS encoding WYL domain-containing protein → MEKKIRVTLPRKIVEILENDIEEFFIKKNTLLNYIYAEKIKENQQKKFVYPYKGETSVIQFNLNKKNLEGYYNFLEENNIQNESEFFREILIEYASLGKKKREYFLFKDIVERINYSIKEKRIIKIVFRDEKNIEVEPYLIESSKLEVMNYLFCYNLREAKWKNYKIKYIKSIYIKNTSFKLRDKEFIDKMKENFDPFISFGQYIKIKLTTAGKKIFNEIETNRPQIIKIDKDEYILECSHEKAKRYFSFFLDEVEILEPLELRTWFKEKYRKALIKYE, encoded by the coding sequence ATGGAAAAAAAAATAAGAGTGACATTACCTAGAAAAATAGTTGAAATTTTAGAAAATGATATTGAAGAATTTTTTATAAAAAAAAATACTTTATTAAATTATATATATGCAGAAAAAATAAAGGAAAATCAGCAGAAAAAATTTGTTTATCCTTATAAAGGAGAAACTTCTGTTATTCAATTTAATTTAAATAAAAAAAATTTAGAAGGGTATTATAATTTTTTAGAGGAAAATAATATTCAAAATGAATCGGAGTTTTTTAGAGAAATTTTAATTGAATATGCTAGTTTAGGAAAGAAAAAGAGAGAATATTTTTTATTTAAAGACATAGTTGAAAGAATAAATTATTCAATAAAAGAGAAAAGAATAATAAAGATAGTTTTTCGAGATGAAAAAAATATTGAAGTTGAACCATATTTGATTGAAAGTTCTAAGCTAGAGGTTATGAATTATCTATTTTGTTATAATTTGAGAGAAGCAAAATGGAAAAACTATAAGATTAAATATATAAAATCAATTTATATAAAAAATACATCTTTTAAGTTAAGGGATAAAGAGTTTATAGATAAAATGAAAGAGAATTTTGATCCTTTTATATCCTTTGGACAGTATATTAAGATTAAATTAACAACAGCTGGAAAAAAGATATTTAATGAAATAGAAACAAACAGACCACAAATTATAAAAATTGATAAAGATGAATATATATTGGAATGTTCACATGAAAAAGCAAAGAGATATTTTAGCTTTTTTTTAGATGAAGTTGAAATATTAGAACCGCTAGAGTTAAGAACGTGGTTTAAAGAGAAATATAGAAAAGCTTTAATTAAATATGAGTAA
- a CDS encoding MurR/RpiR family transcriptional regulator → MDIVYEIKQKYNSFSQKEKYVADYILKHKDNIENISITNLSKATGASTSTITRFSKKINCDSFVQMKIKLNTTFNNSLPKESDLFSAVHNYYTEVIEKTNQLINKKLILKVVEEIKKAKRIYIYGVGSSGLTAHEFMQRLLRMGFNVSSITDSHMMIINSAIVSADDLVIGISISGETKEIIDSLRVSQKNGAHTIGVTSFPNSSIKKFSNDLILICASDFIHKRDFINTQFSTMYLFDLISTILLSNKDLRKKMQLTIEAILK, encoded by the coding sequence TTGGATATCGTATATGAAATAAAACAAAAATACAATAGTTTTTCTCAAAAAGAAAAATATGTCGCTGATTATATACTTAAACATAAAGATAATATTGAAAATATATCAATTACCAACCTTTCAAAAGCAACAGGAGCATCTACCTCTACAATAACTAGATTTTCTAAAAAAATTAATTGCGATAGTTTTGTTCAAATGAAAATTAAGTTAAATACAACTTTTAACAACTCTCTTCCTAAAGAAAGTGATCTTTTCTCAGCTGTTCATAATTATTATACGGAGGTAATCGAAAAAACAAACCAATTAATCAATAAAAAACTTATTTTAAAAGTTGTTGAAGAGATAAAAAAAGCTAAAAGAATTTATATATATGGAGTGGGAAGCTCTGGACTTACTGCACATGAATTTATGCAAAGACTTTTAAGAATGGGATTTAACGTTTCTAGTATCACTGATTCTCATATGATGATTATAAATAGTGCTATTGTTTCAGCTGATGACCTTGTTATTGGAATATCTATTTCTGGAGAAACAAAAGAGATTATAGATTCTTTGAGAGTTTCTCAAAAAAATGGTGCCCATACAATTGGAGTTACAAGTTTTCCTAATAGTTCTATTAAAAAATTTTCCAACGATTTAATTTTGATTTGTGCTTCAGATTTTATTCATAAAAGAGATTTTATTAACACTCAATTCTCAACTATGTATCTTTTTGACCTAATCTCTACAATTCTTTTATCCAACAAGGATTTAAGAAAAAAAATGCAATTAACAATTGAAGCAATTTTAAAATAA
- a CDS encoding PTS transporter subunit EIIC has product MFKNLQKIGKSFMLPIAILPAAGLLLGIGGALSNANTVNAYPFLNIPILQGILQVMSASGEVIFANLALIMCIGLAIGLAKKDKGTAGLAGAVAFLVMNASIKGLITAFKPEVGSIDTGVVGAIVIGSLVAYLHNKYSNIKLPAVLGFFGGSRFVPIVSSFAAIGIGIIFFLTWPTFQGWLTSAGKSIASLGIFGTFLYGFLLRLSGAVGLHHMIYPLFWYTELGGTAQVAGKTIVGAQNIFFAQLADPNHTGLFTEGTRFFAGRFATMMFGLPAACLAMYHCTPLNKRKLVGGLFLGAAITSFITGITEPIEFMFLFVAPWLYGVHAFFDGLSFLVADLLNISIGNTFSGGLIDFTLFGVLQGNEATNWMYVLIIGAIWFALYYFSFVFLIKRFNIATPGREGDDEEIKIVTKDSLFETSKEVLAALGGKENIDDVDACITRLRVSVKDVSKVDKAKLKSLGATGVLEVQGGIQAIFGAMADPIKQKINEIIENNN; this is encoded by the coding sequence ATGTTTAAAAATTTACAAAAAATTGGTAAATCATTTATGCTTCCAATAGCTATTTTACCAGCTGCTGGATTACTTTTAGGAATTGGAGGAGCTCTTTCAAACGCAAACACTGTTAATGCTTATCCTTTCTTAAATATACCAATTCTACAAGGTATTTTACAAGTTATGTCTGCTTCTGGAGAAGTTATTTTTGCTAATCTAGCTCTTATTATGTGTATTGGACTTGCTATTGGATTAGCTAAAAAAGATAAAGGAACAGCTGGTTTAGCTGGTGCTGTAGCTTTTTTAGTTATGAATGCTTCTATTAAAGGATTAATTACAGCATTTAAACCTGAAGTAGGGTCTATCGACACAGGTGTTGTTGGAGCTATTGTTATAGGTTCTTTAGTAGCTTACCTACATAATAAATATAGCAATATTAAACTGCCTGCTGTTCTTGGTTTCTTTGGTGGATCAAGATTTGTTCCTATTGTTTCTTCTTTTGCAGCAATCGGAATTGGTATAATATTTTTCTTAACATGGCCAACATTCCAAGGATGGCTAACATCTGCTGGAAAGTCAATTGCCAGTTTAGGAATTTTTGGAACTTTCCTTTATGGTTTTCTTTTAAGACTAAGTGGAGCTGTTGGATTACATCACATGATTTATCCTTTATTTTGGTATACTGAGCTTGGCGGAACTGCTCAAGTTGCTGGAAAAACTATTGTTGGAGCTCAGAATATTTTCTTTGCTCAATTAGCTGATCCTAATCATACTGGTCTATTTACTGAGGGAACTAGATTTTTTGCTGGACGTTTTGCTACTATGATGTTTGGTCTTCCAGCTGCTTGTTTAGCTATGTACCATTGCACACCTCTAAATAAAAGAAAACTTGTTGGTGGATTATTTTTAGGAGCTGCAATTACATCTTTTATCACAGGAATTACAGAACCTATCGAATTTATGTTTTTATTTGTTGCTCCTTGGTTATATGGAGTTCATGCATTCTTTGATGGTTTATCTTTTCTTGTAGCTGATTTATTAAATATATCTATTGGAAATACATTCTCTGGAGGTTTAATAGACTTTACTCTTTTTGGTGTTCTACAAGGAAACGAAGCGACTAATTGGATGTATGTTTTAATAATTGGAGCGATCTGGTTTGCTCTATATTATTTTTCTTTTGTATTCTTAATTAAACGTTTCAACATTGCAACTCCCGGTAGAGAGGGAGATGATGAAGAGATTAAAATAGTAACTAAAGATTCTCTTTTTGAAACATCTAAAGAAGTTTTAGCTGCTCTTGGTGGAAAAGAAAATATTGATGATGTTGATGCTTGTATAACAAGACTTAGAGTATCTGTTAAAGATGTATCTAAAGTTGATAAAGCTAAATTAAAAAGTCTTGGTGCGACTGGAGTTTTAGAAGTACAAGGTGGAATTCAAGCTATTTTTGGAGCTATGGCTGATCCTATTAAACAAAAAATAAATGAGATTATAGAAAATAACAACTAG
- a CDS encoding N-acetylmannosamine-6-phosphate 2-epimerase, with protein MKRGLIVSCQALETEPLHSSFIMGRMAVAAQMGGAVGIRANGVEDILEIKKVVDLPIIGIIKKDYENMVSYITPTEKELEALIATNIDVIALDATINADLNLLKSLKVKYPNQKFMADISTTEEGVRAEELGFDYIGTTLVGYTEQSKGLNNFDVLKELISKCKTPIIAEGNFDTPEKSKLAMELGSYAVVVGGAITRPQLITKKFADEVNKVKF; from the coding sequence ATGAAAAGAGGTCTTATTGTATCATGTCAAGCACTAGAAACCGAACCTTTACACAGTTCATTTATAATGGGTAGAATGGCTGTTGCTGCTCAAATGGGAGGAGCTGTTGGAATTAGAGCAAATGGAGTAGAGGATATTCTTGAAATAAAAAAAGTAGTTGATTTACCAATCATTGGTATCATAAAAAAAGATTATGAGAATATGGTTTCTTACATTACTCCCACTGAAAAAGAGTTAGAAGCACTTATTGCTACTAATATTGATGTCATTGCTCTTGACGCTACTATAAATGCTGATTTAAATCTTTTAAAGTCTTTAAAAGTTAAATATCCTAACCAAAAATTTATGGCTGATATCTCTACTACTGAAGAGGGAGTTCGTGCAGAAGAATTAGGTTTTGATTATATTGGAACAACTTTAGTTGGATATACTGAGCAGTCTAAAGGCTTAAATAACTTTGATGTTCTTAAAGAATTAATATCAAAATGTAAAACTCCTATAATTGCTGAGGGAAATTTTGATACTCCAGAAAAGTCAAAATTAGCAATGGAATTAGGATCTTATGCCGTTGTCGTTGGTGGAGCTATCACTAGACCTCAACTTATAACTAAAAAATTTGCTGATGAAGTAAATAAAGTTAAATTTTAA
- a CDS encoding pyridoxal phosphate-dependent aminotransferase, which produces MLKVNPNLDKIEISVIRKIAEVCKEYEGGEKPLINLTIGEPDLPQPKIIIDETIGYMKDAKLGYPQLGGMIELREEIGRYYKERYSLNIEPDEIIITVGSTEGLSTAIKTIIMPGDEVLTPLPVYPGYEPLITLAGAKLIKMDTSRDNFELTVDVLKNYVTPQTKAIILNYPSNPSGITISRENRDEILKFVKENHLYIISDEVYSEIIFEGEHNSFLQDGYRENVILINGFSKSHSLTGWRIGYIIASKKMREYLVKVHQYAVTSASIISQKGALIALKECKDISSQVEIYKKRAESVYKKLKEKQISVIKPKGAIYIFVSLDGITKLNSLDFAKSLLEEERVAVVPGIAFGMDNYIRISLVKDEEILNEAIDRFINFVNKKDRE; this is translated from the coding sequence ATGCTAAAAGTAAATCCAAATTTAGATAAAATTGAGATATCTGTTATAAGAAAGATAGCAGAAGTTTGTAAAGAATATGAAGGGGGTGAAAAACCACTGATTAATCTAACAATAGGAGAACCAGATTTACCACAACCTAAAATAATAATAGATGAAACTATTGGGTACATGAAAGATGCTAAATTAGGTTATCCGCAGTTAGGTGGTATGATTGAATTAAGAGAAGAGATTGGAAGATATTATAAAGAAAGATATAGTTTAAATATAGAACCAGATGAAATAATTATAACTGTCGGTAGTACAGAAGGATTATCAACAGCAATAAAGACTATAATTATGCCAGGAGACGAGGTTCTAACTCCTTTACCTGTTTATCCTGGGTATGAGCCATTAATAACATTAGCTGGAGCTAAGTTAATAAAAATGGATACATCAAGAGATAATTTTGAATTAACTGTTGATGTTTTAAAGAATTATGTAACTCCTCAGACGAAAGCTATTATCTTAAATTATCCATCAAATCCATCAGGTATAACTATATCTAGAGAAAATAGAGATGAGATATTAAAATTTGTTAAAGAGAATCATTTGTATATAATAAGCGATGAGGTTTATAGTGAAATTATATTTGAGGGTGAACATAATAGTTTTTTACAAGATGGGTATAGAGAAAATGTTATTTTGATTAATGGTTTTTCAAAATCACATTCTTTAACTGGTTGGAGAATAGGATATATAATCGCAAGTAAAAAAATGAGAGAGTATTTGGTAAAAGTACATCAATATGCAGTAACATCAGCGAGTATAATTTCTCAAAAAGGAGCATTAATAGCTTTAAAAGAGTGTAAAGATATATCTTCACAAGTTGAAATTTATAAGAAAAGAGCTGAAAGTGTATATAAAAAGTTAAAAGAAAAACAAATATCTGTTATAAAACCAAAAGGAGCAATCTATATATTTGTATCCTTAGATGGAATTACAAAACTAAACTCTTTAGATTTCGCTAAGAGTCTTTTAGAAGAGGAAAGAGTTGCAGTTGTTCCTGGAATAGCCTTTGGAATGGATAATTATATAAGAATTTCTTTAGTAAAAGATGAAGAAATTTTAAATGAAGCAATAGATAGATTTATTAATTTTGTAAATAAAAAAGATAGAGAATAA
- a CDS encoding aspartate-semialdehyde dehydrogenase translates to MYNIAIVGASGLVGGTFLKVLEERDLPIKNLYLFASARSAGKEVVFKGKTLVIEELTENSFDREIDIALFSAGGDISKKFAPIASEKGVIVVDNSSAWRMDENVPLVVPEVNPEDIFKNNGIIANPNCSTIQSVVPLKIIDELYGIKRVVYSTYQAVSGSGIKGIEDLQRGLKGEEPKTYPHPIVNNCLPHIDSFLENGYTKEEEKMINETRKILNKKNLPITATCVRVPVLNGHSISINVELEREANLEELKVKFRETKGIVLEDDVKNNRYPLATEANETDEVYVGRLRKDFSIEKGLNLWVVADNIRKGAATNAVQIAEILMKK, encoded by the coding sequence ATGTATAATATAGCAATAGTAGGAGCAAGCGGATTGGTAGGTGGAACTTTTTTAAAAGTTTTAGAGGAGAGAGATTTGCCAATAAAAAATTTATATCTTTTTGCTTCGGCTCGTTCAGCTGGAAAAGAGGTTGTTTTTAAAGGAAAAACTTTAGTGATAGAGGAGCTTACAGAAAATAGTTTTGATAGAGAGATAGACATAGCACTATTTTCAGCTGGAGGAGATATTAGTAAGAAATTTGCTCCAATTGCAAGTGAAAAAGGTGTAATAGTGGTTGACAATAGTAGTGCTTGGAGAATGGACGAAAATGTTCCACTAGTTGTACCAGAAGTAAATCCAGAGGATATATTTAAAAATAATGGTATAATAGCTAACCCGAATTGTTCAACGATTCAATCAGTTGTTCCATTAAAAATAATAGATGAGCTATATGGTATAAAAAGAGTTGTTTATTCAACATATCAAGCTGTATCGGGAAGTGGAATAAAAGGAATAGAGGATTTACAAAGAGGATTAAAAGGAGAAGAACCAAAAACATATCCTCATCCGATAGTTAATAATTGTTTACCTCATATAGATTCTTTTTTAGAGAATGGGTATACTAAAGAGGAAGAAAAAATGATAAATGAAACTCGTAAAATTTTAAATAAAAAAAATCTTCCAATAACTGCAACATGTGTTAGAGTACCAGTTTTAAATGGACATTCTATATCAATAAATGTTGAGTTAGAAAGAGAAGCGAATCTAGAAGAGCTAAAAGTAAAATTTAGAGAAACAAAAGGCATTGTGCTTGAAGATGATGTGAAAAATAATAGATACCCTTTAGCTACTGAAGCTAATGAAACAGATGAAGTTTATGTGGGGCGTTTAAGAAAAGATTTTAGCATAGAAAAAGGATTAAATTTATGGGTTGTAGCTGATAATATTAGAAAAGGAGCAGCAACAAATGCAGTGCAAATTGCAGAAATTTTAATGAAAAAATAA